A single Vigna radiata var. radiata cultivar VC1973A chromosome 8, Vradiata_ver6, whole genome shotgun sequence DNA region contains:
- the LOC106772308 gene encoding uncharacterized protein LOC106772308 → MNTKTMRLPPRRVLTPTNKRKERDDPFDRPKPIPAPPTTKILKPDKPVDPISATNKAVLSGPKPSNQLLAGYLAHEFLTKGTLLGQPWVPQKGKSTEDGGDEAEPTAAPPPCQRTEEERERYAEVASLLKGGGTQLPGVVNPTQLARFLHL, encoded by the coding sequence ATGAATACCAAAACGATGCGTCTTCCCCCTCGTCGTGTATTGACACCTACCAATAAGCGCAAAGAGAGAGATGACCCGTTTGACAGGCCCAAGCCCATACCCGCACCACCCACCACCAAAATACTCAAGCCCGATAAGCCCGTCGACCCGATCAGCGCCACCAACAAAGCCGTCTTGTCTGGGCCCAAGCCCTCCAACCAACTCTTAGCGGGCTACCTGGCCCACGAATTCCTCACCAAGGGCACCCTACTGGGCCAGCCTTGGGTCCCACAAAAAGGAAAGTCGACGGAGGACGGCGGCGACGAAGCAGAACCCACGGCGGCGCCGCCGCCGTGCCAGCGGACGGAGGAGGAGCGGGAAAGGTACGCCGAGGTGGCGAGTTTATTGAAGGGTGGTGGGACCCAGCTCCCCGGCGTGGTGAACCCCACCCAACTCGCCCGTTTCTTGCACTTGTGA